In Leucobacter insecticola, one DNA window encodes the following:
- a CDS encoding prevent-host-death protein: MNTATANRQEFKSSELSRNSGEVFAAAENGPVTVTRRDADSLVLMNKREAEIRKQLFEFAAQLIAITTDDRGTLADRMSDHFPWMFALSETDKAQCAKDLVNAARASFATEQPHLAIAELNSWRETAEAIAAGHQSTLVEWLDHDNTVARP; the protein is encoded by the coding sequence ATGAACACGGCAACTGCGAACCGACAAGAATTCAAATCTTCTGAACTCAGCCGAAATTCCGGTGAAGTATTTGCGGCCGCCGAAAACGGTCCCGTCACGGTCACTCGTCGCGATGCAGACTCGCTGGTACTCATGAACAAAAGAGAAGCTGAAATCCGCAAGCAACTTTTCGAGTTTGCCGCTCAGCTCATCGCAATTACAACTGATGACCGCGGTACGCTTGCGGATCGCATGTCAGATCACTTCCCTTGGATGTTCGCTCTTTCCGAAACAGACAAAGCCCAGTGCGCGAAGGACCTCGTGAACGCAGCAAGAGCCTCGTTTGCAACCGAACAACCACATCTCGCAATTGCAGAACTAAACTCCTGGCGCGAAACCGCTGAAGCGATCGCAGCTGGCCACCAAAGCACCCTGGTGGAATGGCTTGACCATGACAACACGGTAGCCCGCCCCTAA
- the kdpF gene encoding K(+)-transporting ATPase subunit F has protein sequence MGIIDAVAVIIGLGSLIYLGYALLRPDRF, from the coding sequence ATGGGCATCATTGACGCCGTGGCCGTAATCATCGGCCTCGGATCGCTGATTTATTTGGGTTACGCACTTCTCAGGCCGGATCGATTCTAA
- the kdpA gene encoding potassium-transporting ATPase subunit KdpA, producing the protein MNWFLAISSLLTVALVIALAYRPLGDYMAWVFTSKEHWRIERVIYKLSGVDPERQQSWRAYLMSILGFSIAGFLLLFVMLRFQNLLPYALGTPAMSSDLAFNTVASFVANTNWQSYSPEQSIGYGAQMAGLAVQNFVSAAVSMAVAVALIRGIASRGGRSGLGNFWVDLVRANLRILLPISVVAAVLLIAGGVIQNFAGFTDVETVAGATQSIPGGPTASQEAIKMLGTNGGGFFNANSAHPFENPTPWTNILQTLLLLIIPFTMPRTVGTMLGDQRAGFALLFTMGALFLLVYAPLTAFEFAGAGSAPELAGGAMEGKEQRFGIVGSTLFATATTGTTGGAVNSMHGSYTAFGGLMLMFDMMLGEVAPGGAGSGIYTLLILMVIAVFLTALLLGRSPVYLGKRLGVRELKIVSIAILVMPTLAIGGIAASFAIPSVKAEIVSSMGNEGPHGLSEVVYAFLSAAINNGSAFAGLSANTPLLNYMLGTVILLGRFIPIALVLALAGSFAKQGKAESTLELPLHRPQFVILLAGLIVFIAVPMFIPVLLAGPLAEGFIR; encoded by the coding sequence ATGAACTGGTTTCTGGCAATCTCGTCATTGCTGACGGTCGCGCTGGTCATCGCCCTCGCCTACCGGCCTCTCGGTGACTACATGGCGTGGGTGTTCACCTCGAAAGAGCACTGGCGCATCGAGCGTGTCATCTACAAGCTCTCCGGCGTCGATCCCGAGCGGCAGCAGTCCTGGCGCGCCTATCTGATGTCGATCCTCGGCTTCTCAATCGCCGGTTTCCTGCTGCTGTTTGTGATGCTGCGTTTCCAGAATCTGCTGCCCTACGCGCTCGGCACACCGGCGATGAGTTCGGACCTCGCGTTCAACACCGTCGCGTCGTTCGTCGCAAACACCAACTGGCAGTCGTACTCCCCCGAGCAGTCAATCGGCTACGGCGCGCAGATGGCGGGGCTCGCGGTGCAGAACTTCGTCTCCGCCGCCGTCAGCATGGCCGTCGCTGTGGCACTCATTCGCGGTATCGCCTCGCGCGGTGGGCGAAGCGGGCTCGGCAATTTCTGGGTCGATTTGGTGCGGGCAAACCTGCGGATCCTCCTGCCGATCTCGGTGGTCGCGGCGGTGCTGCTGATCGCTGGCGGGGTGATTCAGAACTTCGCGGGGTTCACCGACGTTGAGACCGTCGCCGGCGCGACACAGTCAATTCCTGGTGGCCCGACCGCCTCGCAAGAGGCCATCAAGATGCTCGGCACCAACGGCGGCGGATTCTTCAACGCCAACTCGGCTCACCCGTTCGAGAACCCGACGCCGTGGACCAACATCCTGCAGACCCTGTTGCTGCTGATCATCCCGTTCACCATGCCGCGCACGGTCGGCACCATGCTGGGCGATCAGCGCGCGGGCTTCGCCCTGCTCTTCACGATGGGCGCACTGTTCCTGCTCGTCTATGCGCCGCTCACCGCATTCGAATTTGCGGGCGCGGGGTCGGCGCCGGAACTCGCGGGCGGTGCGATGGAGGGCAAAGAACAGCGGTTCGGGATCGTCGGATCCACGCTCTTTGCCACCGCGACCACGGGCACGACCGGCGGCGCCGTGAACTCGATGCACGGCTCCTACACCGCGTTTGGCGGGCTAATGCTCATGTTTGACATGATGCTCGGCGAGGTCGCTCCCGGCGGAGCCGGATCCGGCATCTACACGCTGCTGATTCTCATGGTGATCGCCGTGTTCCTCACTGCTCTGCTACTCGGACGCTCTCCTGTATACCTCGGCAAGCGACTCGGCGTGCGGGAGCTCAAGATCGTCAGCATCGCAATTCTCGTGATGCCCACGCTCGCCATCGGCGGGATCGCGGCGAGCTTCGCGATCCCGTCGGTGAAGGCCGAGATCGTCTCGAGTATGGGCAACGAGGGGCCGCACGGGCTCTCCGAGGTGGTCTACGCATTTCTTTCTGCCGCGATCAACAACGGCTCTGCTTTTGCGGGACTCAGCGCCAACACACCGCTTCTCAACTACATGCTCGGCACGGTGATCCTTCTGGGTCGTTTCATTCCGATCGCGCTCGTGCTTGCGCTCGCGGGATCCTTTGCCAAACAAGGCAAAGCCGAGAGCACGCTCGAGCTGCCGCTTCACCGACCACAGTTCGTCATCCTCCTTGCCGGACTGATCGTCTTTATTGCTGTCCCCATGTTCATACCCGTGCTGCTTGCTGGGCCGCTGGCTGAAGGGTTTATCAGATGA
- the kdpB gene encoding potassium-transporting ATPase subunit KdpB, whose product MTTQIPSPTQTLAASSNILAPSEIRAVLIDALRKFDPRYLWRNPVLLLTEVGAALTTVIAIAEPFLGGARPSGGTVMPPGFTWALALGFWLCLYSATLAESISEGRGRKQTQSLRQVRTDTIAKRVINYDYAKDRGAKHAVIEEVDSHELKAGDVVVVEAGDVIPADGEVLWGAAEIDEAEFTGHSGTIIRKAGGDRTAVTGGTLDLSDRLVVRITASFEESTFERTIRLASKSHRKKAPIEVAFGALLASFSLSFVIVALTLNSVVSPVAPPVSIPVLVALVICLIPTEVAALMSVTGIAGMSQLLRRGVLVTSAKSLETAGDITTVLLDKTGTVTKGNRSAIEFLPLSGVDRDELILFAAQASIQDPTPEGESIVQLAAKTGIEPQLTDPANVRAVPFSAASRISGLDLADGTKIRKGAVAATVTWLKQHGTQPQRHVIDELQTITRDIARGGGTPLVVAIKPGSGPGRALGVVHLQDVVKDTVPKKISLLRALGIRTVMVTGDHELAAKAISEEAGIDEYVGNSTPEDKLALIVHEQELGHLVAMSGDGVNDAPALAQADIGIAMNNATSAAKEAANMIILDDDPAHLVDIIEVGRRQMSTRGALMTFNFANDVVRYFTLFPALFVGVFPGLTALNVLQLHSPASAILSTVLFSSVVMVILIPLALIGVPYRSTEPGSALTRNLIVNGLSGVLVPIIAIKLIDMVVSLLPGY is encoded by the coding sequence ATGACCACTCAGATTCCCTCCCCCACGCAGACCCTCGCGGCGAGCAGCAACATCCTCGCGCCGAGCGAGATTCGCGCCGTCCTGATCGATGCCCTCCGCAAGTTCGATCCCCGCTACCTCTGGCGCAACCCCGTGCTGCTCCTCACAGAGGTGGGTGCCGCGCTCACCACTGTCATCGCCATCGCGGAACCATTTCTCGGTGGCGCGAGGCCGTCCGGCGGAACCGTCATGCCGCCCGGCTTCACCTGGGCGCTCGCCCTCGGATTCTGGCTCTGCCTCTACAGCGCCACCCTCGCCGAGTCGATTTCCGAAGGCCGCGGGCGAAAACAAACGCAGTCGCTCCGCCAAGTTCGCACCGACACAATCGCGAAGCGAGTCATTAATTACGATTACGCAAAAGATCGTGGAGCGAAGCACGCCGTCATCGAAGAAGTCGATTCCCACGAACTCAAGGCGGGAGACGTTGTGGTTGTCGAAGCTGGCGACGTGATTCCTGCCGATGGCGAGGTACTGTGGGGCGCAGCCGAGATCGATGAGGCCGAATTCACCGGGCACTCGGGCACCATAATCCGTAAGGCGGGGGGCGACCGCACCGCCGTCACCGGCGGCACCCTCGACCTTTCGGATCGTCTCGTGGTGCGGATCACCGCCTCCTTTGAGGAAAGCACATTCGAGCGCACGATCCGCCTCGCGAGCAAATCCCACCGTAAGAAAGCACCGATCGAGGTCGCTTTCGGTGCGCTCCTCGCGTCCTTCTCACTCTCCTTCGTGATCGTGGCTCTCACGCTCAACTCTGTCGTCTCTCCCGTCGCTCCGCCGGTCTCAATTCCCGTCCTGGTCGCCCTCGTGATCTGTTTGATCCCCACCGAGGTCGCAGCGCTCATGTCGGTGACTGGGATCGCTGGCATGTCACAGCTATTGCGTCGCGGCGTGCTCGTCACCTCAGCGAAGTCCCTCGAGACCGCGGGAGATATTACGACGGTGCTGCTCGACAAGACCGGCACGGTGACGAAGGGTAACCGCAGCGCAATCGAGTTTTTGCCGCTCAGCGGGGTGGACCGTGACGAGCTCATACTTTTTGCCGCGCAGGCATCGATTCAGGATCCAACACCCGAGGGCGAATCCATCGTTCAGCTCGCAGCCAAGACGGGTATTGAACCGCAACTGACCGACCCGGCGAACGTCCGCGCGGTGCCGTTCAGCGCAGCATCGCGGATATCGGGGCTGGATCTCGCGGACGGCACGAAGATACGCAAGGGCGCAGTTGCCGCAACCGTCACCTGGCTCAAACAGCACGGCACCCAGCCGCAGCGGCACGTGATCGATGAACTGCAGACGATCACGCGTGATATTGCCCGCGGCGGCGGCACCCCCCTCGTGGTCGCCATCAAGCCCGGCAGCGGGCCGGGCCGGGCCCTCGGCGTCGTTCATCTTCAAGACGTTGTGAAAGACACCGTGCCGAAGAAGATTAGTCTTCTGCGCGCGCTCGGGATCCGCACCGTGATGGTGACGGGCGATCACGAGCTTGCCGCGAAAGCGATCAGTGAGGAAGCGGGTATCGACGAGTACGTCGGCAATTCGACACCTGAAGACAAGCTTGCCCTGATTGTGCACGAGCAGGAACTCGGGCACCTCGTCGCGATGAGCGGTGACGGCGTCAATGATGCTCCAGCTCTCGCTCAGGCCGACATCGGTATCGCGATGAATAATGCGACCTCGGCAGCCAAAGAGGCCGCCAACATGATCATTCTGGACGACGATCCCGCCCACCTCGTCGACATTATCGAGGTGGGTCGCCGACAGATGTCGACTCGCGGGGCGCTGATGACCTTCAACTTCGCGAACGATGTGGTGAGGTATTTCACGCTCTTTCCGGCGCTGTTTGTTGGGGTGTTTCCCGGGCTCACCGCGCTGAATGTGCTCCAGCTACACTCCCCTGCCTCCGCGATCCTCTCAACCGTGCTGTTTAGCAGTGTGGTGATGGTGATCCTGATCCCGCTCGCCCTGATCGGCGTGCCCTACCGCAGCACAGAACCGGGCTCCGCGCTCACTCGCAATCTCATCGTCAACGGCTTGAGCGGTGTGCTCGTGCCGATTATCGCGATCAAACTCATCGACATGGTCGTGAGTTTGCTGCCGGGATACTGA
- the kdpC gene encoding potassium-transporting ATPase subunit KdpC yields MPKKLARRVTPLWTGLRIALLLTVVLGIAYPLLVTGIGQLVFPSQANGSLLRGPDGEIAGSALLGQRFEASDGSPLPEYFQPRPSVAGDGYDSTASGGSNLGPESPELIAEVSARRDAIAEFNGVDPSEVPADAVTASGSGLDPHISVDYAYLQAARVAEARGVPLGTVTALLDAYTTGRDAGFMGERRVNVVELNLALDALR; encoded by the coding sequence ATGCCGAAAAAATTAGCCCGCAGGGTCACTCCTCTCTGGACCGGCCTACGCATCGCTCTTCTGCTCACCGTGGTGCTCGGGATCGCGTATCCGCTCCTCGTCACGGGCATCGGGCAGCTGGTATTTCCATCGCAAGCGAATGGCTCGCTGTTACGGGGACCCGACGGCGAGATCGCAGGATCCGCCCTTCTCGGCCAGCGTTTTGAGGCTTCGGACGGATCCCCGCTTCCCGAGTATTTCCAGCCTCGCCCCTCGGTTGCCGGTGACGGCTACGACTCGACGGCCTCGGGAGGCTCGAACCTGGGGCCAGAGAGCCCGGAACTCATCGCCGAGGTATCTGCGCGCAGGGACGCGATTGCCGAGTTCAACGGTGTTGATCCGTCCGAGGTGCCTGCCGACGCCGTCACAGCGTCAGGATCGGGCCTCGACCCGCACATCAGCGTCGACTACGCCTATCTCCAGGCCGCCCGCGTGGCAGAGGCCAGAGGCGTACCCCTGGGCACCGTCACCGCACTGCTCGATGCATACACGACCGGACGCGATGCAGGGTTTATGGGCGAGCGCCGCGTGAACGTCGTCGAGCTGAACCTGGCGCTCGACGCGCTGAGGTAA